From Acidobacteriota bacterium:
CGTCATCTGTTTCGTGGTCAGCTTCATTCTGATTTTTATCATCATCGGCGCCTTTCTGATGCCGCTGACGTTGGGCTTGCTCGGACTGGCGGGGTTGGTGCTGGGCATCGTGGCGGGCGTCAAAGCTTACGAAGGCAATTACTATCGCTACCCGTACATCATCCGGTTGGTGAAATAACCAAATACCTGAGGGAGAAATCATGTCGCGTTCGACTGTTTGTGCGCTGCTGTTTGGTGTGTTTATGACGGCTGTTTTTTCGAGTGCAAAGGCGCAAACCCCCAGCGATCCGCTTTGGCAAAAGGCGTTGAAGATTCACCGCGCGGCCATCGTGGTGGACACGCACGCTGATACGCCTTCGCTGATTTTGGATGCCGGGCTGGACATCGGCGACCCGCAGGCCAAAAGCCATCTGAACCTCAAACGCATCAAAGAAGGCGGCCTGAGCGCGCAATTTTTCGTCTCGTATGTCAGCAAATCCTTCGTGCCCGAAAATCGCTCGGCCTTTCGCGCCCTTGAGATGATGGACGCCATCCGCCACGACATCGTCGAGCGTTACCCGAATGATTTTGTCTTCGCCACTTCTGCGGCAGACATCCGCGCCGCCAAACGCCAGGGCAAGATCGCCGCGCTCATCGGTATCGAAGGCGGCCACGCGATTGAAGACAGCTTGCGCTTGCTGCGCCAGTTCTATCTGCTCGGCGCGCGCTACATGACCTTGACGCACACGAACACCAACGGCTGGGCCGATTCGTCGGCGGATGTGGCGAAGTGGGATGGCCTGAACGAACTGGGCCGCAAGGTTGTGCTGGAAATGAACCGGCTGGGCATGATGGTAGACATCTCGCACGTCTCGGATGCCACGTTTTTTGACGTGATCGAAACGACCAAAGCGCCGATCATCGCCTCGCATTCCTCGGCGCGCGCGCTCAACAATCATCCGCGCAATATGACCGATGACATGTTGCGCGCCGTCGCCAAAAATGGCGGTGTGGTGATGGTCAACTTCTATCCGCTATTTATAGATCAGGCGCTGCTCGACGCCGACCGTAACCGCGACCCGCTGGTCAAAGCCATGATCGCCGAGGTCGAAACCAAATACGCCAAAGACTGGGCCAAACAGCAGGAAGAACTCGCCAAGATCGAAGCCGCGCATCCGTTGCCGCCCGCGACGCTGGCAACGTTGATGAAGCATTTCGACCATATCATCAAAACCGCCGGCATTGACCACGTCGGCATCGGCTCCGATTTTGACGGCATTGATAAAGTGCCGGTCGGGATGGAAGAAGTGTCGAAGCTGCCACACATCACATACGAATTGCTCAGGCTGGGGTACAGCGAACGGGACATCAAAAAAGTGCTGGGCGAGAACGTCTTGCGCGTGTTTGGCGAAGTGGAAAAGGTGAGCCGGACTTGGCCGAAAGGGAATCAGACGGCGGCGGGGAAATGAATGAAGCTATGAGTAATTCAGCAAGCTGGTAAACCTGGGTACGCACCGCTTCCAGCGTGCAGACTCGGCGATTCGCTGATTGACTCGCATTGCGTCTCTCGCCGGAACTGCACGCTGGAAGCGGTGCGTGCCCAGGTTTCTTGCGAAAGTTCAAGCCACTAACCCCACGCAAATTCCTGCTGCAAACAATCCTCCTGCAACGCGCGCACCAACGCCGCCACATTCACCTCATTCGGTTGCAAATGCACCTGCAAGCTGTGAGCTTGCGCCGCCTCGCGCGCGCCGTCATTCGTGCACAGCACGCGGGCCGCGCCCAGAAAGACGGGCAGGGGGCTGGGTTCGAGCACCGTGGCCAGATTCTCGACGCTCGATTCGCCGTTGAACAGCACGTAATGGAAGTGTGCGGCGCGCAACTCCGCCGCGATTTCAGCGCTGCCGGTTTCGGGCAATGAGGTGCGGTAGGCTTCGCCCACTTCGACATAGACGCCGAATTTGTCCAGGGCGGAACGCAAGTCTTTGTGCGATGTTTGTGAGGCGAGCAGTAACATTGACGTGCCGCGCAACCGTTCGCGCACGCCATAGCGTTTGCGCACCGCTTCGGCCAAACATTCCGCCGTGAATCGTTCGAGCACGAGATCGGGTTGGACGCCTTCCGCGCGCAACGCTTCTGCCGTGCGCGCCCCGACGGCGGAAATGCGGCGGGCTTCGATTTCGCTCAGATGATGGCCAAGCGCGAGAAAGCGTTTGAAGAAATAGGTCACGCTGGCGGCGCTCACAAACGTCACCCAGTCGTACCAGCTCAAATGCAGGAGCGCTTTATCCAGGCTTTCCCAACCGGTCGGCTCGCTGGTGCGCACGGTCGGGCAGACGACCACTTCGGCACCCAATTCTTCCAGTCCGTTGACCAGTTCCGCGTTGGCGCGTGTGGCGCGCGCAATCAAAATGCGGCGCTCCTTCAAGGGCGCTTGCTCACGCGCTTTGCGCGCTTTGGTCGCGACCAGGTCGAACTCGTGGGCGGCTTCGCTCACAAACGCAGAAACCGCTGCCGTTTGTTCTTCCGCCTGCGCTACCTCTGCGCCACGCGTTTCCATCAGCGGCGCGGAGGCCGCCAGGGCGACAGCGGATTCCTGCAAGACGGGGAACAGTTCCTCGACCGCCGCATAGAGGTTCATTGGCGAAGCTTGCAGCAATTCGCGCGCGCCGTTGTTTAACAGATCATGCGCCAGCGCGCTGCCGATTAATTCACCTTGGCGCAGCGGGCCACGGCCTTCGCTGCGCACCAACCGGCTGCCGTCGGCATCGGCC
This genomic window contains:
- a CDS encoding DUF4870 domain-containing protein, translating into MLCHIGGLLGIFVPPGNLVVPLVIWMLKKDQSAFINEHGKEAINFQINLSVWAVICFVVSFILIFIIIGAFLMPLTLGLLGLAGLVLGIVAGVKAYEGNYYRYPYIIRLVK
- a CDS encoding membrane dipeptidase, with protein sequence MSRSTVCALLFGVFMTAVFSSAKAQTPSDPLWQKALKIHRAAIVVDTHADTPSLILDAGLDIGDPQAKSHLNLKRIKEGGLSAQFFVSYVSKSFVPENRSAFRALEMMDAIRHDIVERYPNDFVFATSAADIRAAKRQGKIAALIGIEGGHAIEDSLRLLRQFYLLGARYMTLTHTNTNGWADSSADVAKWDGLNELGRKVVLEMNRLGMMVDISHVSDATFFDVIETTKAPIIASHSSARALNNHPRNMTDDMLRAVAKNGGVVMVNFYPLFIDQALLDADRNRDPLVKAMIAEVETKYAKDWAKQQEELAKIEAAHPLPPATLATLMKHFDHIIKTAGIDHVGIGSDFDGIDKVPVGMEEVSKLPHITYELLRLGYSERDIKKVLGENVLRVFGEVEKVSRTWPKGNQTAAGK
- a CDS encoding uroporphyrinogen-III synthase, with the protein product MAHLLIGSRAAKLALSQANWVKTQLEKLHPGLLVGLEIIELAEAEATPQDAFQSAAEEALQTRRVDGVLHSLRELPLDLPLEFHLAAITERAEPREALVVRDDWHAQVKRLFDLPDGARIGVNTFVRRAQLQALLYGWQIVDLYAPLETRLKQLDLGEVDALVVAAAALLHLGERGRIAALLEPNEVLPAAGQGAFALQTRLEDQRTNLLLEALNHWPTRYATAAERAVLRNLLPQPFNERRAPAAALARVEESADGPQLIVTATVADADGSRLVRSEGRGPLRQGELIGSALAHDLLNNGARELLQASPMNLYAAVEELFPVLQESAVALAASAPLMETRGAEVAQAEEQTAAVSAFVSEAAHEFDLVATKARKAREQAPLKERRILIARATRANAELVNGLEELGAEVVVCPTVRTSEPTGWESLDKALLHLSWYDWVTFVSAASVTYFFKRFLALGHHLSEIEARRISAVGARTAEALRAEGVQPDLVLERFTAECLAEAVRKRYGVRERLRGTSMLLLASQTSHKDLRSALDKFGVYVEVGEAYRTSLPETGSAEIAAELRAAHFHYVLFNGESSVENLATVLEPSPLPVFLGAARVLCTNDGAREAAQAHSLQVHLQPNEVNVAALVRALQEDCLQQEFAWG